From Scleropages formosus chromosome 9, fSclFor1.1, whole genome shotgun sequence, one genomic window encodes:
- the ccdc190 gene encoding coiled-coil domain-containing protein 190 codes for MHRMGRAAWLVDAQRREDKRMEARLAGGLRQLDEACLYHISTLTREQRRLTRDLGTTGTGNLCRKNVFSLQSQPWGRNDGHQMPSYRKTVLPIIPQKPEKHRSLNPVLRNAGWTSTGLQTRVREFIGGRGVKTVGSVLPVCLPDLKGQSADGPNTTELGKKCQGETSIETDSRKQTEKEKGVLSTPPPFQELAPDGKLRTVYTLPSFAQALAEARKARYLRLRGRPLCERELSIEEIFARTPTEN; via the exons ATGCACCGAATGGGCAGAGCAGCATGGCTGGTTGACGCACAGCGGCGTGAAGACAAGCGGATGGAGGCCAGGCTGGCTGGGGGGCTGCGGCAGCTGGATGAGGCCTGTCTGTACCACATTAGTACCTTAACAAGGGAGCAGCGCCGATTGACTCGGGACCTGGGAACAACTGGAACAG GAAATCTTTGCAGGAAGAACGTATTCAGCCTGCAGTCACAACCTTGGGGCCGTAATGACGGTCACCAAATGCCGTCATATCGGAAGACTGTGCTACCTATAATCCCACAAAAGCCAGAAAAGCACAG GTCTCTGAACCCAGTGTTGCGAAACGCTGGCTGGACTTCGACTGGGCTACAGACCCGGGTCCGGGAGTTCATAGGTGGTAGAGGGGTGAAAACGGTGGGTTCTGTGCTGCCAGTCTGCCTGCCAGATCTCAAAGGGCAGAGTGCCGATGGGCCAAACACAACCGAACTTGGGAAGAAGTGTCAGGGTGAGACGAGTATTGAAACAGACAGCAGGaagcagacagaaaaagagaaaggtgTTCTTTCAACCCCACCTCCTTTCCAGGAGCTGGCCCCAGATGGAAAACTAAGAACTGTCTACACTCTTCCCAGCTTTGCCCAAGCTCTTGCAGAAGCTCGAAAAGCTCGCTACCTCCGCCTACGTGGCCGCCCCCTCTGCGAGAGGGAACTGTCTATTGAGGAGATATTCGCCAGGACCCCCACTGAAAACTGA
- the echdc2 gene encoding enoyl-CoA hydratase domain-containing protein 2, mitochondrial: protein MTFVRSPLVRSCARLRLLRALGTRSVPTPCCARGSHARARPSEAAEVELSRLEGGDAGIAEVLMSRQRARNSLGKAFVSQMREAVATLRHDSAVRVVVVRSTVPGVFCAGADLKERAQMTNAEAEHFVCGLRSLMNEIAFLPMPTIAALDGFALGGGLELALACDLRTAASTAQMGLIETTRGLLPGAGGSQRLPRQVGFAVAKELIFTGQRVGGERALQLGLVNRMVEQNEAGDAAYREALQLAREILPQAPIAVRMAKEAMNRGIEVDISTGMAIEGMCYARVIPTRDRQEGMAAFIEKRPARYTGE, encoded by the exons ATGACCTTTGTGAGGAGCCCGCTCGTGCGGTCCTGCGCTCGGCTGCGGTTGCTGCGGGCTCTCGGAACGCGCTCAGTGCCGACGCCGTGTTGCGCGCGCGGGTCGCACGCCCGCGCGCGCCCTTCCGAGGCCGCTGAAGTGGAGCTCAGCCGACTGGAGGGAGGGGACGCCG GGATTGCGGAGGTGTTGATGAGTCGCCAGAGAGCGAGGAACTCCTTGGGAAAAGCGTTTGTGTCTCAG ATGCGGGAAGCGGTGGCCACGCTGCGTCACGACTCCGCGGTGCGGGTGGTCGTGGTCCGAAGCACGGTGCCTGGAGTCTTCTGCGCCG GAGCTGATCTGAAGGAGCGTGCTCAGATGACCAATGCAGAGGCTGAACACTTTGTATGTGGGTTGCGCTCGCTCATGAATGAAATTG CCTTTTTGCCCATGCCCACCATTGCTGCACTGGATGGCTTTGCGCTTGGAGGGGGCCTCGAGCTAGCCTTGGCCTGTGACCTTCGTACTGCTG CATCCACAGCCCAGATGGGTCTGATTGAGACCACAAGAGGACTGCTCCCAGGAGCAG GGGGCAGCCAACGCCTCCCTCGTCAGGTGGGCTTTGCAGTGGCCAAGGAGCTCATCTTCACTGGGCAGCGTGTGGGGGGCGAGCGGGCGCTACAGCTAGGCCTGGTCAACCGGATGGTGGAGCAGAATGAGGCTGGAGATGCTGCCTACCGAGAAGCACTCCAGCTGGCCAGAGAGATCCTGCCTCAG GCACCTATTGCAGTCCGGATGGCAAAAGAAGCAATGAACAGAGGCATTGAG GTGGATATCAGTACTGGAATGGCCATTGAGGGGATGTGTTATGCCAGG GTCATTCCCACACGAGACAGGCAGGAGGGAATGGCGGCTTTCATTGAGAAGAGACCGGCACGCTACACAGGGGAATGA